The Heliangelus exortis chromosome 21, bHelExo1.hap1, whole genome shotgun sequence genome includes a window with the following:
- the VTN gene encoding vitronectin yields MKLLTPAFLLALLITARAAEDSCEGRCDDGFDARHKCQCDTLCMYYQSCCSDYSTVCKAKVTRGDVFALPEDDYLDYNLTVDFGTEPPTALPPTALPPTALPPTALPPTALPPAQPTLENKPGPDEILTDVPGEEEVSSTTSDGLGDRDLVEEEPEELCSRKPFDAFTDLKNGSIYAFRGKYFYELDEKSVLPGYPKLISDVWGIEGPIDAAFTRINCQGKTYLFKGSQYWRFDDGALDPDYPRNISEGFEGIPDNVDAAFALPAHSYRGNERVYFFKDKYYWSYDFTQQPTQADCEKSSPSTVFNHYAFMNRDSWEDIFEILFGGRMTGASSPRYISRDWRGVPSRVDAAMAGRIYVASHQPRRRKSRRQRKRYKSHRSLNLGLWGWLQNDSNSAGVEDDWLSGSKCETLQSVYFFVGDKYYRVNLRTKRVDLVRPRYPRSIAQYWLDCPQPGEEST; encoded by the exons ATGAAGCTGCTCACCCCAGCCTTCCTGCTGGccctgctcatcactgctcGTGCTGCTGAAG ACTCCTGCGAGGGACGCTGCGATGACGGCTTTGATGCACGGCACAAGTGCCAGTGTGACACCCTCTGCATGTATtaccagagctgctgcagtgacTACTCCACCGTCTGCAAAGCCAAAG TGACCCGTGGAGATGTGTTCGCCTTGCCAGAGGATGACTACCTTGACTACAACCTCACCGTTGACTTTGGGACAGAGccacccacagccctgccacccacagccctgccacccacagccctgccacccACAGCCCTAccacccacagccctgccaccagcacagcccacaCTGGAGAACAAGCCAGGCCCTGACGAAATACTGACTGATGtgccaggggaggaggaggtgtccAGCACCACATCGGATGGGTTAGGGGACCGGGACCTCGTGGAGGAAGAGCCTGAGgagctgtgcagcaggaaaCCTTTTGACGCCTTCACAGACCTGAAGAACGGCTCCATTTATGCTTTCCGAG ggAAGTACTTCTATGAGCTGGATGAGAAAAGTGTACTGCCCGGCTACCCCAAGCTCATCAGCGATGTCTGGGGGATTGAGGGCCCAATCGATGCAGCCTTCACACGCATCAACTGCCAGGGCAAGACTTACCTATTCAAG GGCAGCCAGTACTGGCGCTTTGATGATGGAGCCCTGGACCCTGACTACCCACGCAACATCTCTGAGGGCTTTGAAGGCATCCCAGACAACGTTGACGCAGCCTTCGCCCTCCCTGCACACAGCTACCGTGGCAATGAGAGGGTCTATTTCTTCAAGG ACAAGTACTATTGGTCCTACGACTTCACCCAGCAGCCCACACAGGCAGACTGTGAGAAGTCCTCCCCCTCCACTGTGTTCAACCACTACGCCTTCATGAATCGTGATAGCTGGGAGGACATCTTTGAGATCCTCTTTGGTGGCAGGATGA ccGGAGCGAGCAGCCCCCGGTACATCAGCAGGGACTGGCGGGGGGTGCCCAGCCGGGTGGATGCGGCCATGGCCGGCAGGATCTACGTGGCCTCCCACCAGCCCCGCAGGAGGAAGTCTCGCCGCCAGCGCAAGAGGTACAAGAGCCACCGGTCACTGAATTTGGGACTGTGGGGCTGGCTGCAAAACGACTCCAACTCCGCGGGCGTGGAAGACGATTGGCTGTCAGGCTCCAAGTGTGAAACCCTCCAGAGCGTCTACTTCTTTGTGGGAG aCAAGTATTACCGCGTCAACCTGCGCACCAAGCGCGTGGACCTGGTGCGGCCCCGCTACCCCCGCTCCATCGCCCAGTACTGGCTGGACTGCCCGCAGCCCGGGGAGGAGAGCACCTGA